Proteins co-encoded in one Kribbella solani genomic window:
- a CDS encoding TusE/DsrC/DsvC family sulfur relay protein, with the protein MTTVQVDSEGFMTQYGEWSEELAVELAARIGIELTDEHWKAIRFLRADYLTHGETATLRRVSTLAGIPVKELFVLFPGKPAKKMAYVAGLPKPRGCV; encoded by the coding sequence ATGACGACCGTTCAGGTCGATTCCGAGGGTTTCATGACGCAGTACGGTGAATGGTCCGAGGAGCTCGCGGTCGAGCTCGCGGCGCGGATCGGCATCGAGCTCACCGACGAGCACTGGAAGGCGATCCGGTTCCTGCGCGCCGACTACCTGACGCACGGCGAGACCGCCACGTTGCGCCGGGTGTCGACGCTGGCCGGGATCCCGGTCAAGGAGTTGTTCGTCCTGTTCCCCGGCAAACCGGCCAAGAAGATGGCGTACGTCGCCGGCCTGCCGAAGCCACGCGGTTGCGTGTGA
- a CDS encoding NAD(P)/FAD-dependent oxidoreductase translates to MKRLVILGGGTAGTMVANKLRRRLPAGEWRITVIDRDGEHLYQPGLLFVPFGGREDLLRPRRRLLRDGIRLVNGDIERVDPVAKHVRLTDGELLRYDYLVIATGTSPRPDQTPGMLGPEWHRSIHDFYTYDGAFALRDALQGFTGGRVVVQVVDQPIKCPVAPLEFTFLAEAFFRRREMRDQVELVYVTPLDGAFTKPIASRYLGRLLDERKIAVETDFLVERVDAERKTLVSYDEREIGYDLLVTVPLNMGAGFIAASGLGDELNYVAVDKHTLQSTAYPDVFAIGDANDLPTSKAGSVAHFSSEVFVENFLQYVDGVAMTHRFDGHANCFVETGDGKGLLIDFNYDTEPLPGRFPLSWLGPLSLLRPTKANHWGKVAFRWIYWNLLLPGRRLPVPTAMSMKGKYRPKEEVRP, encoded by the coding sequence ATGAAGCGGTTGGTGATCCTTGGCGGTGGCACGGCCGGGACGATGGTGGCCAACAAGTTGCGGCGCCGGTTGCCGGCGGGGGAGTGGCGGATCACGGTCATCGACCGCGACGGTGAGCATCTGTACCAGCCGGGTCTGCTGTTCGTTCCGTTCGGCGGGCGCGAGGATCTGCTGCGGCCGCGCCGCCGGCTGCTGCGGGACGGGATCCGGTTGGTGAACGGCGACATCGAGCGAGTCGACCCGGTCGCCAAGCACGTCCGGCTCACGGATGGGGAATTGCTCCGCTACGACTACCTGGTGATCGCGACCGGTACGAGTCCGCGGCCGGATCAGACGCCGGGCATGCTCGGACCCGAATGGCATCGCAGCATCCACGACTTCTACACCTACGACGGTGCCTTCGCGCTGCGCGACGCCCTGCAGGGATTCACCGGCGGCCGGGTGGTCGTCCAGGTGGTCGACCAGCCGATCAAGTGCCCGGTCGCGCCCTTGGAGTTCACCTTCCTCGCGGAGGCGTTCTTCCGGCGGCGCGAGATGCGGGACCAGGTCGAGCTCGTGTACGTGACGCCACTGGACGGCGCGTTCACCAAACCGATCGCGTCGCGGTACCTTGGCCGGCTGCTCGACGAGCGCAAGATCGCGGTCGAGACCGACTTCCTGGTGGAGCGGGTGGACGCCGAACGCAAGACGCTGGTCAGCTACGACGAGCGCGAGATCGGGTACGACCTGCTGGTCACCGTCCCGCTGAACATGGGCGCCGGCTTCATCGCGGCGTCCGGCCTTGGCGACGAGCTGAACTACGTTGCCGTGGACAAGCACACGCTGCAGTCGACGGCGTACCCGGACGTCTTTGCGATTGGTGACGCCAACGATCTGCCGACGTCGAAGGCGGGTTCGGTGGCGCACTTCTCGAGCGAGGTCTTCGTCGAGAACTTCCTGCAGTACGTCGACGGTGTGGCGATGACGCATCGGTTCGACGGGCATGCGAACTGCTTCGTCGAGACCGGTGACGGAAAAGGGCTGCTGATCGACTTCAACTACGACACCGAGCCACTGCCCGGGCGGTTCCCGCTGTCCTGGCTGGGACCGCTGTCGCTGCTCCGGCCGACAAAGGCGAACCACTGGGGCAAGGTCGCGTTCCGCTGGATCTACTGGAACCTGCTGCTTCCGGGCCGCAGGTTGCCGGTGCCGACGGCGATGTCGATGAAAGGCAAGTACCGACCGAAGGAGGAGGTCCGGCCATGA
- a CDS encoding Hsp20/alpha crystallin family protein produces the protein MATTLQHRDGRRQFADLFDWAEGLPSLFTTPAMLPGSLRGVRIEEFAADGKYVVRAELPGLDPANDIKVEIANGMLTISATRQQEEHDGARSEFHYGALTRRVLLPDGADEQAVVAKYTAGILEVTVPISAQPAETRTIPIERTD, from the coding sequence ATGGCGACCACGTTGCAGCACCGGGACGGTCGGCGGCAGTTCGCGGACCTGTTCGACTGGGCCGAGGGCCTGCCGAGCCTGTTCACCACGCCGGCCATGCTGCCCGGTTCGTTGCGCGGTGTCCGGATCGAGGAGTTCGCCGCCGACGGCAAGTACGTCGTGCGGGCCGAGCTGCCCGGCCTGGACCCGGCCAACGACATCAAGGTCGAGATCGCGAACGGGATGCTGACCATCTCCGCGACTCGTCAGCAGGAAGAGCACGACGGTGCTCGTTCGGAGTTCCACTACGGCGCCCTCACCCGTCGGGTGTTGCTGCCGGACGGAGCGGACGAGCAGGCGGTCGTTGCGAAGTACACGGCCGGGATCCTCGAGGTGACCGTGCCGATCTCGGCGCAGCCCGCCGAGACGCGCACGATCCCGATCGAACGTACCGACTGA
- a CDS encoding DUF1876 domain-containing protein has translation MAATGEISGRKDRTMTTTITSRRWRVDIYVDEHDDDRTTHAEARLHTNDKTHLIGRGVAHRSPEDTEIPEVGDELAVARALSDLAHKLLHAAASDIEAVTHRPVHVHR, from the coding sequence ATGGCCGCGACAGGGGAAATCTCCGGGCGGAAGGACAGGACCATGACCACCACGATCACGAGCAGGCGGTGGCGCGTCGACATCTACGTCGACGAGCACGACGACGATCGGACCACGCACGCGGAAGCTCGCCTGCACACGAACGACAAGACCCACCTGATCGGGCGCGGCGTGGCCCACCGGAGTCCCGAGGACACCGAGATCCCTGAGGTCGGCGACGAGTTGGCGGTGGCCCGCGCACTGTCGGATCTGGCCCACAAGCTGCTGCACGCGGCCGCCTCCGACATCGAGGCAGTCACGCACCGGCCCGTACACGTCCACCGTTGA
- a CDS encoding ABC transporter permease: MSLVVFRQTLRQVRRTIGVLSLGAGVFFYLVLFASSSFTKDAPSVPFLQSPPKAMTAFLGGSADFFHPGGWLSLGMTHPVVLALLTSSALLVAAGSVATEIERGTIDLVLTRPVGRVRFLAAKAAASIVAVTAAEAGGLAAVLVARQTITGVSSLPMAAVLRAFAGSWLLFAGVAMVGLLVSAASSLRGRAIGITVGIVVGWFFLNFIALLIDGISGLRFASPFHYFRPVDLLGGTAAGGDLVVLAAIPVVAGVAAVVRFTRRDLTR; the protein is encoded by the coding sequence ATGAGTCTGGTGGTGTTCCGGCAGACACTTCGGCAGGTACGCCGGACCATCGGTGTCCTGAGCCTCGGTGCCGGAGTGTTCTTCTACCTGGTCCTCTTCGCCTCGTCGTCGTTCACCAAGGACGCGCCGAGCGTGCCGTTCCTGCAGTCCCCGCCGAAGGCGATGACCGCGTTCCTCGGTGGCTCGGCCGACTTCTTCCATCCCGGCGGATGGCTGAGTCTCGGGATGACCCACCCGGTCGTCCTCGCCTTGCTGACCTCGTCGGCGCTGCTGGTCGCGGCCGGTTCGGTCGCCACCGAGATCGAGCGGGGCACCATCGACCTGGTGCTTACCCGGCCGGTCGGGCGGGTGCGCTTCCTGGCCGCGAAAGCCGCCGCCTCGATCGTGGCCGTGACCGCCGCGGAGGCGGGCGGGCTGGCCGCCGTCCTGGTCGCCCGGCAGACGATCACCGGGGTGTCGTCCTTGCCGATGGCCGCGGTGCTGCGGGCGTTCGCGGGTTCGTGGTTGCTGTTCGCCGGCGTCGCGATGGTCGGCCTGCTGGTCTCGGCCGCGTCCAGTCTGCGCGGCCGGGCGATCGGGATCACGGTCGGCATCGTGGTCGGCTGGTTCTTCCTGAACTTCATCGCGCTGCTCATCGACGGGATCAGCGGCCTGCGTTTCGCCTCACCGTTCCACTACTTCCGGCCGGTCGACCTGCTGGGCGGCACGGCAGCAGGAGGCGATCTCGTCGTACTGGCCGCCATCCCCGTGGTCGCGGGGGTGGCGGCCGTCGTCCGGTTCACCCGTCGCGACCTGACCCGCTGA
- a CDS encoding ATP-binding cassette domain-containing protein: MGAAIEVTGLVKRYGDKVAVDGVSFTVPEGEAFGYVGPNGAGKTTTIRSMLGLVRPTAGTIRVLGRDVATDLSEVLADVGHLPGEFGLWPQLTGIECLEYLGDLQGRPPVRRQELCDRLELSSIDLRRQVRLYSRGMRQKIGLVQAFQHEPRVLVLDEPTEGLDPVMKERFAGLLDEHRRAGGTIFLSSHILSEVEQTTERVAVVKAGRIVVTRATADLTGERVRRCTLVLKKPVPAGELAIAGVSALEGDGWSYRFEFRGDMEPLMRRLGTFAVQEFSCEPEHLARMFFEIYGDAR, encoded by the coding sequence GTGGGCGCAGCGATCGAGGTGACCGGGCTGGTCAAACGGTACGGCGACAAGGTGGCGGTCGACGGTGTGTCCTTCACGGTGCCGGAGGGAGAGGCCTTCGGGTACGTCGGCCCGAACGGCGCCGGGAAGACGACCACGATCCGGAGCATGCTCGGCCTGGTGCGGCCGACGGCCGGAACGATTCGGGTACTCGGCCGGGATGTGGCCACCGATCTCAGCGAGGTACTGGCGGACGTCGGCCATCTGCCGGGAGAGTTCGGTCTGTGGCCGCAGCTGACCGGCATCGAGTGTCTTGAGTACCTCGGCGACCTGCAAGGGCGTCCGCCGGTACGCCGGCAGGAGCTGTGTGACCGGCTGGAACTGTCGTCGATCGATCTGCGGCGCCAGGTCAGGCTGTACTCGCGAGGCATGCGGCAGAAGATCGGCCTGGTACAGGCGTTCCAGCACGAGCCGCGGGTGCTGGTGCTCGACGAGCCGACCGAGGGCCTCGACCCGGTGATGAAGGAGCGGTTCGCGGGGCTGCTGGACGAGCATCGGCGGGCCGGCGGCACCATCTTCCTGTCCTCGCACATCCTGTCCGAGGTGGAGCAGACGACCGAGCGGGTCGCGGTGGTCAAGGCCGGCCGGATCGTCGTGACCCGGGCGACGGCCGATCTGACCGGTGAACGGGTCCGCCGGTGCACGCTGGTGCTGAAGAAGCCGGTTCCCGCCGGAGAGCTCGCGATCGCGGGCGTCTCGGCGCTGGAGGGGGACGGCTGGTCGTACCGCTTCGAGTTCCGCGGGGACATGGAGCCGTTGATGCGGCGGCTCGGCACGTTCGCCGTCCAGGAGTTCAGCTGCGAGCCGGAACATCTCGCCAGGATGTTCTTCGAGATCTACGGAGACGCGCGATGA
- a CDS encoding MBL fold metallo-hydrolase RNA specificity domain-containing protein, with product MSTLTFLGAAGTVTGSKFLLEHDRQRILLDCGMFQGEAQWRRRNWDPFPIDPATLDAVVLTHAHLDHCGYLPSLVRQGFHGPVICTPGTAGVAAIVLRDAAHLQMEDAQHARAGGYSRHDPPRPLFDTEDAEMAIRLFRPTDGRVELGPAAVTLHRAGHILGSAFAELELAGRRLLVSGDLGRQRHPLLRPPETPPAVDTVLIESTYGDRRHQPLDHAQLARLISTTAARGGVVLMPAFAIDRTTVLLHELAGLMRAGLIPHLPVYVNSPMALAALNVYRAAVTNKSPELRPEILGGPDPFDPGTLRLVHSVEESMRISDPGRPSIVISASGMATGGRVLYHLARLLPGKRNTVVLPGFQVPGTRGRALLDGARTVKIHGRYVPVRAQITGLSEFSAHADADELIGWLSAAPEAPETVYVVHGEDHARAELARRIQDELDWTAVTPAHLERVRL from the coding sequence ATGAGTACGCTCACGTTCCTCGGCGCGGCCGGGACGGTGACCGGCAGCAAGTTCCTGCTCGAACACGACCGGCAGCGGATCCTGCTCGACTGCGGCATGTTCCAGGGCGAGGCCCAGTGGCGCCGGCGGAACTGGGATCCGTTCCCGATCGACCCGGCGACGCTCGACGCCGTCGTCCTCACGCATGCGCACCTGGACCATTGCGGCTACCTGCCGAGCCTGGTCCGGCAGGGCTTCCACGGCCCGGTGATCTGCACCCCTGGTACGGCCGGGGTGGCGGCGATCGTGCTCCGCGACGCCGCCCATCTCCAAATGGAGGACGCCCAGCACGCTCGCGCCGGCGGCTACTCCCGGCACGATCCACCGCGGCCGCTGTTCGACACCGAAGACGCGGAGATGGCGATCCGGCTCTTCCGCCCCACCGACGGCCGCGTCGAGCTCGGCCCGGCCGCGGTGACGCTGCACCGGGCCGGCCACATCCTCGGCTCCGCGTTCGCCGAACTCGAACTCGCCGGACGGCGGCTCCTGGTCAGCGGCGATCTCGGCCGCCAACGGCACCCCTTGCTCCGCCCGCCGGAGACTCCCCCGGCCGTCGACACGGTGCTGATCGAATCCACTTACGGCGACCGCCGCCACCAACCGCTCGACCACGCCCAGCTAGCCCGGCTGATCAGCACCACCGCGGCCCGCGGCGGCGTCGTCCTGATGCCGGCATTCGCGATCGACCGGACCACCGTCCTGCTGCACGAACTGGCCGGCCTGATGCGAGCCGGCCTGATTCCGCACCTGCCGGTGTATGTGAACAGCCCGATGGCGCTGGCCGCCCTCAACGTCTACCGCGCCGCCGTCACGAACAAGTCACCCGAGCTCCGCCCCGAGATCCTCGGCGGCCCGGACCCCTTCGACCCCGGCACCCTCCGGCTGGTCCACTCCGTCGAGGAGTCGATGCGGATCAGCGATCCCGGCCGCCCGTCCATCGTCATCTCCGCGTCCGGCATGGCCACCGGCGGCCGCGTCCTGTACCACCTGGCGCGACTGCTGCCCGGCAAACGCAACACGGTCGTCCTGCCCGGCTTCCAGGTGCCCGGAACCCGCGGGCGCGCACTGCTGGACGGCGCTCGCACGGTCAAGATCCACGGCCGCTACGTCCCGGTCCGCGCCCAGATCACCGGTCTGTCCGAGTTCTCCGCACACGCCGACGCCGACGAACTGATCGGCTGGCTGTCCGCCGCGCCCGAGGCGCCGGAGACGGTGTACGTCGTGCACGGCGAGGACCACGCCCGCGCCGAACTCGCCCGCCGGATCCAGGACGAGCTCGACTGGACCGCCGTCACCCCGGCCCACCTCGAGCGGGTGCGGCTCTGA
- a CDS encoding flavodoxin domain-containing protein: MSKKVLVAYASKMGATAGIAEAVGAELRAHGHDVEVLDVALVKDVTPYDAVVLGSAIYLRRWRREAVRFLSHNVEGLRHRQVWLFHSGPVGPDKDQDQVMPPAVRHLAHEIGATPAVTFAGRLEPATATGFLARRLASGNLAGDFRDWDRVRRWSADISAAIEATQRSSWHRPPDVAPKRTGKHPAGHFLG; encoded by the coding sequence ATGTCGAAGAAGGTACTCGTGGCGTACGCCAGCAAGATGGGCGCGACCGCCGGCATCGCCGAGGCGGTCGGGGCCGAGCTCCGGGCGCATGGGCACGACGTCGAGGTACTCGATGTCGCACTGGTCAAGGACGTCACGCCGTACGACGCCGTCGTCCTGGGCAGCGCGATCTACCTTCGGCGCTGGCGCCGCGAAGCCGTCCGGTTCCTCAGCCACAACGTCGAGGGGCTGCGGCACCGCCAGGTCTGGCTCTTCCACAGCGGACCGGTCGGCCCCGACAAGGACCAGGACCAGGTGATGCCACCGGCCGTCCGCCACCTCGCCCACGAGATCGGGGCCACCCCGGCCGTCACCTTCGCCGGCCGCCTCGAACCGGCGACCGCCACCGGCTTTCTGGCCCGCCGCCTGGCCTCCGGCAACCTGGCCGGCGACTTCCGCGACTGGGACCGGGTCCGCCGCTGGTCGGCCGACATCAGCGCCGCGATCGAAGCCACCCAGCGCAGCTCCTGGCACCGTCCGCCCGACGTGGCACCCAAACGCACCGGCAAGCACCCCGCCGGCCACTTCCTCGGCTGA
- a CDS encoding metal-sensitive transcriptional regulator, producing the protein MDFEPDEIKPIVTRMKRAHGHLGSVIRMLEEGADCESVLTQLAAVNKALSRSGYAIVSTGLQRCLTDENSDVDTAKLEKLFLALA; encoded by the coding sequence ATGGACTTCGAGCCGGACGAGATCAAGCCGATCGTCACTCGGATGAAGCGCGCGCACGGGCATCTCGGCAGCGTGATCCGGATGCTGGAGGAGGGCGCGGACTGTGAGTCGGTGCTGACCCAGCTGGCGGCGGTGAACAAGGCGCTCTCGCGATCCGGGTACGCGATCGTCAGCACCGGCCTGCAACGCTGCCTCACCGACGAGAACAGTGACGTCGACACCGCCAAGCTGGAAAAGCTCTTCCTCGCCCTCGCCTGA
- a CDS encoding MBL fold metallo-hydrolase — MPGQHSQPATSLIVRTVETPSLGDRSYLVHDGEVAFVIDPQRDIDRMLALLRVEEVRLTHIFETHIHNDYVTGGLALAEATGATYLVNADDEVAFERTPLRGGDVVRIGDRMQVRAIHTPGHTFTHLSYALTDNDQPIAVFTGGSLLYGATGRPDLLGPDHTDALVRHQHASAQELARTLPDETRIFPTHGFGSFCSATQSEATESTIGQEKLGNPALTQDEADYVHDLLAGLGAWPAYYAHMAAANSAGPDAPDLALPERADAAELRRRIEAGEWVVDLRTRTAFAAGHAPGTLNFGLDGAFATYLGWLITWGTPLTLLGETAADVTQAQRELVRIGIDRPAAHATGDPGQWSAGAPVSYPAATFADLELVRHHRDVVVLDVRRAEEHRTARIVGAVNIPVHELPRRLGDVPPGEVWVHCAAGYRASIAASLLHAAGRTLVAVDDQFENAAKAGLQLVAGEL; from the coding sequence ATGCCCGGCCAGCACAGCCAGCCCGCGACCAGCCTGATCGTCCGGACCGTCGAGACGCCGTCGCTCGGCGACCGCAGCTACCTCGTCCACGACGGCGAAGTCGCGTTCGTCATCGATCCGCAGCGCGACATCGACAGGATGCTGGCGCTGCTGCGGGTCGAGGAGGTCCGGCTGACCCACATCTTCGAGACTCACATCCACAACGACTACGTGACGGGCGGACTGGCGCTGGCCGAGGCGACCGGGGCCACCTACCTGGTCAACGCCGACGACGAAGTCGCCTTCGAACGCACCCCGCTGCGCGGCGGCGACGTCGTCCGGATCGGCGACCGGATGCAGGTCCGCGCCATCCACACCCCCGGTCACACCTTCACGCACCTGTCCTACGCCCTCACCGACAACGACCAGCCCATCGCGGTCTTCACCGGTGGTTCCCTGCTGTACGGCGCAACCGGCCGGCCCGATCTTCTCGGCCCGGACCACACCGACGCGCTCGTACGCCACCAGCATGCCTCCGCCCAGGAGCTCGCCCGGACGCTGCCCGACGAGACCAGGATCTTCCCTACCCATGGATTCGGCTCGTTCTGCTCGGCAACCCAGTCCGAGGCCACCGAATCGACCATCGGGCAGGAGAAGCTCGGCAACCCGGCCCTGACTCAGGACGAAGCCGACTACGTCCACGATCTGCTCGCCGGCCTCGGCGCCTGGCCCGCGTACTACGCGCACATGGCCGCCGCCAACTCCGCGGGCCCGGATGCACCGGATCTCGCGCTACCGGAGCGCGCCGATGCCGCCGAGCTCCGGCGCCGGATCGAGGCCGGCGAATGGGTCGTCGACCTGCGGACCCGCACCGCCTTCGCGGCCGGCCACGCACCCGGCACCCTCAACTTCGGCCTCGACGGCGCGTTCGCGACGTACCTCGGCTGGCTCATCACCTGGGGCACCCCTCTGACGCTGCTCGGCGAGACCGCCGCCGACGTCACCCAGGCACAGCGCGAACTGGTCCGGATCGGCATCGACCGGCCCGCGGCGCACGCCACCGGCGACCCCGGGCAGTGGAGTGCCGGCGCTCCGGTTTCCTATCCGGCCGCCACCTTCGCCGACCTGGAGCTCGTCCGGCACCATCGCGACGTCGTGGTTCTCGACGTCCGCCGGGCCGAGGAACACCGCACCGCCCGGATCGTGGGTGCGGTCAACATTCCGGTGCATGAGCTGCCGCGCCGCCTCGGCGACGTACCGCCTGGCGAGGTGTGGGTGCACTGCGCCGCCGGGTACCGCGCCTCGATCGCCGCCTCGCTGCTGCACGCGGCCGGACGCACCCTTGTTGCCGTCGACGACCAGTTCGAGAACGCCGCAAAGGCGGGCCTTCAGCTGGTAGCCGGAGAACTCTGA
- a CDS encoding cytochrome b N-terminal domain-containing protein, with amino-acid sequence MTSFVSRVASGEHSDPAKSNWTAALRTRLGRTVPAGQLLPDRQPAYVSSWIYVFGVLTLAALLVVLASGAVLALGGATWWHTSSTGHFVNSLHLWSVELFFAFMVIHLWGKFFMAAWRGRRALTWMTGVVAFLGSIGTAFTGYLSQSNFDSQWIGSQAKDGLNAVGIGAWFNVLDPGQMLMWHIALLPAAVGVLVVLHIVLVRRHGVVPPIDADAPHDGPSHDDPGSAS; translated from the coding sequence ATGACGTCCTTCGTCAGCCGCGTGGCGTCCGGTGAACACAGCGATCCGGCGAAGAGTAACTGGACAGCCGCGCTGCGTACGCGGCTCGGCCGGACCGTGCCGGCCGGACAGTTGCTCCCGGATCGTCAACCGGCGTACGTGAGTTCCTGGATCTACGTCTTCGGGGTACTGACCTTGGCCGCGCTCCTGGTGGTGCTGGCCTCCGGCGCCGTGCTCGCGCTCGGTGGCGCGACCTGGTGGCACACCTCCTCGACCGGGCACTTCGTGAACTCGTTGCACCTGTGGAGCGTGGAGCTCTTCTTCGCGTTCATGGTCATTCACCTCTGGGGCAAGTTCTTCATGGCCGCGTGGCGGGGCCGGCGCGCGCTGACCTGGATGACCGGGGTGGTCGCGTTCCTCGGTTCGATCGGAACGGCGTTCACGGGCTACCTGTCGCAGTCCAACTTCGACTCGCAATGGATCGGTTCGCAGGCCAAGGACGGGCTCAACGCGGTCGGCATCGGCGCCTGGTTCAACGTCCTCGATCCGGGGCAGATGCTGATGTGGCACATCGCCCTGCTGCCGGCCGCGGTCGGCGTCCTGGTGGTGCTGCACATCGTCCTGGTCCGCCGCCATGGGGTCGTACCGCCGATCGACGCGGACGCGCCCCACGACGGCCCGTCCCACGACGACCCTGGGAGTGCGTCATGA